The Aureitalea marina genome includes a window with the following:
- a CDS encoding dihydroorotase: MKLLIKSAILVDANSKHHLKKRDLLIENGKISRIAAQIKDDQIKQLKLDNLHISPGWFDPSVSFGEPGYEERETIANGLNVAAWSGFTTVGINTNTNPIPDTKSGIEYIKTKGSNHAVEVCPVGALTVQSEGVDLAELYDMQQEGALCFYDHKKPISNPNLLKIALQYAHDFDGLVQSFPLEAGLARKGVANEHVNATRLGLKGIPALSEEVQLSRDLQILEYTGGKLHIPTISTAGSVDLIKNAQAKGLQVSCSVSVNNLVMTDEVLEQFDTRYKLMPPLRTEKDRKALIKGLSTGVISGVTSDHNPIDVEHKQTEFDHAYFGSIGLESCFGALNRVLGTEETVKSLTGLKQAFGIPTVTLDEGQKADLTLFNPDSDWIFGRPDIRSGSYNAAMIGWPMKGRVYGVYCGKKLLLSQ; encoded by the coding sequence ATGAAATTACTCATCAAATCGGCCATCCTGGTGGATGCCAATAGCAAACACCACCTCAAAAAAAGGGATCTGCTGATTGAAAATGGGAAGATCTCCCGAATTGCTGCACAGATCAAGGACGATCAGATCAAGCAGCTCAAACTCGATAATTTACATATATCCCCAGGCTGGTTCGACCCCAGTGTATCTTTTGGAGAGCCAGGGTATGAAGAACGTGAGACTATTGCCAATGGCTTGAATGTTGCGGCCTGGAGCGGATTCACCACCGTTGGGATCAATACCAACACCAACCCGATTCCAGATACGAAATCTGGTATAGAATACATCAAGACCAAGGGCAGTAACCATGCGGTCGAGGTTTGTCCGGTAGGAGCCTTAACCGTGCAGTCCGAGGGGGTGGATCTCGCGGAGTTGTACGATATGCAACAAGAAGGTGCTTTGTGTTTTTACGACCATAAGAAACCTATTAGCAATCCCAATCTGCTGAAGATAGCCCTTCAATACGCGCACGATTTTGACGGTTTGGTTCAATCCTTCCCCCTGGAAGCAGGACTAGCCCGCAAAGGAGTTGCGAATGAACATGTCAATGCCACCAGGCTGGGATTAAAGGGAATACCGGCCTTGTCTGAAGAGGTTCAGCTAAGTAGGGATCTTCAAATCCTGGAATATACGGGCGGAAAGCTCCACATTCCTACCATATCCACAGCAGGTTCTGTAGACCTGATCAAAAATGCCCAAGCAAAGGGACTGCAGGTAAGTTGCAGTGTATCGGTGAATAACCTGGTGATGACGGACGAGGTTTTGGAGCAATTCGACACCCGCTATAAGCTGATGCCACCACTGCGCACGGAAAAGGATCGCAAGGCACTGATCAAAGGATTAAGCACCGGAGTGATCTCTGGGGTAACCAGCGACCACAATCCGATCGATGTGGAACACAAACAAACCGAATTTGACCATGCCTACTTCGGCAGCATTGGCTTGGAAAGTTGTTTCGGTGCACTAAACCGAGTCTTAGGCACAGAGGAAACTGTAAAATCATTAACAGGTCTTAAACAGGCTTTTGGTATACCGACCGTAACCTTGGATGAAGGGCAAAAGGCAGACCTGACCTTATTCAATCCGGATTCAGACTGGATCTTTGGCCGGCCAGACATTCGATCCGGCTCTTACAATGCCGCCATGATCGGCTGGCCCATGAAAGGGCGAGTTTATGGTGTTTACTGCGGCAAAAAGCTACTTCTTTCCCAATGA
- a CDS encoding DUF4870 domain-containing protein: MNAPDQKSKNIGIIAYLTIIGWVIALVMNNEKQSEYASFHIRQMLGIMLTGLAINAITWIQFDYAYFHFADRILQALVFVIWLFGFIPAVQGEKKPIPFLGDYFQDWFKSIG, translated from the coding sequence ATGAATGCACCCGATCAGAAATCCAAGAATATTGGGATCATTGCCTATCTGACCATAATCGGATGGGTAATTGCCCTTGTGATGAACAATGAAAAACAATCCGAGTACGCCTCCTTTCACATCCGGCAAATGTTGGGCATCATGCTGACAGGCTTAGCCATCAATGCCATAACCTGGATCCAATTTGACTACGCCTATTTCCACTTTGCGGACCGGATCCTTCAGGCATTAGTCTTTGTGATTTGGTTATTCGGTTTTATTCCAGCCGTTCAGGGAGAGAAAAAACCCATCCCATTTCTGGGTGACTACTTTCAGGACTGGTTTAAAAGTATCGGTTGA
- a CDS encoding alpha/beta hydrolase, with the protein MILQYLHRPAKNKVGSSPSIFLLHGYGSNEEDLFSFASELPEHYEIFSFQAPIPMVPFGYAWYSIYFDQDDGKFSDDEQAKTSAQAVLENIDQLVQKYDLDPERVTLVGFSQGAILSLALGLNHPDRIWRVAAMSGYLNTALLTEDRSTLKYDQLRIFASHGQVDQVIPVLWARKTQPWLENESIISEYHEYPVGHGVAPQNFYDLLDWLKRTY; encoded by the coding sequence ATGATCCTTCAATATTTGCATCGCCCCGCCAAGAATAAAGTAGGCTCCTCCCCTTCTATCTTCCTTTTGCACGGATACGGAAGTAATGAAGAAGATCTCTTTTCTTTTGCCAGTGAACTTCCGGAGCATTATGAAATATTCTCTTTCCAAGCGCCCATACCTATGGTACCATTTGGTTATGCCTGGTATTCCATCTATTTTGACCAGGACGATGGTAAATTTAGCGATGACGAGCAAGCGAAGACCTCTGCACAAGCTGTTCTCGAGAATATTGACCAGTTGGTCCAGAAATACGATTTGGACCCTGAAAGGGTTACCCTTGTTGGTTTCAGTCAAGGTGCTATACTTAGCCTGGCATTAGGATTAAATCATCCGGATCGTATCTGGCGTGTGGCAGCTATGAGCGGATATCTGAATACGGCACTGCTCACAGAAGACCGTTCTACTTTGAAATACGACCAACTGCGAATATTTGCATCCCACGGGCAGGTAGACCAGGTGATCCCGGTGTTATGGGCACGAAAGACCCAACCCTGGCTCGAAAATGAGAGCATAATATCGGAATACCACGAGTATCCTGTTGGCCACGGAGTTGCCCCACAGAATTTCTACGATCTGCTGGATTGGTTAAAACGTACCTATTAA
- a CDS encoding aminotransferase class I/II-fold pyridoxal phosphate-dependent enzyme, which translates to MRSKIFMYLFFFAVLFILFQYMNQKSIFESQQKDIDQLRQQNTALQQQMDSLTDQLAEANYFSLMSNDNAMSYLEGLGFEAADVQQLVAESLYEQNVTPGGHPLIPYEGLDGDLRINKIKFLNHRWIQADFTDGRYWGEMIIEYFYTADNQWDLTPVSWLMYTN; encoded by the coding sequence ATGCGTTCCAAAATCTTCATGTACCTCTTCTTTTTTGCTGTATTGTTTATCCTGTTCCAATACATGAATCAGAAATCCATCTTCGAATCTCAGCAAAAGGATATTGATCAGCTCAGACAACAGAATACGGCCTTGCAACAACAAATGGATTCGCTGACGGATCAGCTGGCGGAAGCCAATTATTTCAGTTTGATGTCCAACGACAATGCCATGAGCTACCTGGAAGGATTGGGGTTTGAAGCGGCAGATGTCCAGCAATTGGTGGCAGAGTCCTTATACGAGCAAAATGTAACTCCCGGAGGGCACCCCTTGATCCCCTATGAAGGTCTGGATGGCGATCTGCGGATCAATAAGATCAAGTTCCTGAATCACCGTTGGATACAGGCCGATTTTACCGATGGACGCTATTGGGGGGAGATGATCATCGAATACTTCTACACGGCAGACAATCAATGGGATCTGACGCCCGTCAGTTGGTTGATGTACACCAATTAA
- a CDS encoding MBL fold metallo-hydrolase: protein MKPSLTVTFLGTGTSQGIPVIGSDHPVCQSTDLRDKRLRVSVLLQWKDKSYVVDCGPDFRQQMLRTGVSRLDGILLTHEHSDHTAGLDDIRPFYFRQGEIPFYAEQRVFDALHDRFAYIFETVNKYPGAPAIREELIAKGQSFELDQMSITPVEVLHGDLPVLGFRVGDFVYLTDAKTMSEDQRKLIRGCEVLVVNALRKEPHYTHFNLDEALEFVADIQPRQAYFTHISHLMGFHAQVDNELPDHVNLAYDGLTITI, encoded by the coding sequence ATGAAGCCCAGTCTCACTGTTACCTTTTTAGGTACCGGAACTTCCCAGGGAATTCCTGTTATAGGTAGTGATCATCCCGTATGCCAGAGCACGGATCTCCGGGATAAGCGCCTGCGGGTTTCCGTTTTATTGCAGTGGAAGGATAAGTCCTATGTGGTAGATTGTGGCCCAGATTTCCGGCAGCAGATGCTAAGGACTGGTGTCTCACGATTAGACGGAATACTGCTTACTCACGAGCACAGTGACCATACAGCAGGACTGGACGATATTCGCCCTTTTTATTTCAGGCAGGGGGAGATCCCTTTTTATGCCGAACAACGCGTTTTTGATGCCTTACACGACCGATTTGCTTACATTTTCGAGACGGTCAATAAATATCCGGGAGCACCGGCCATTCGGGAGGAATTGATTGCTAAGGGGCAATCTTTTGAGCTAGATCAAATGTCTATAACCCCAGTGGAGGTGCTGCATGGGGATTTGCCAGTTCTAGGATTTAGGGTTGGAGATTTTGTATACCTGACGGATGCCAAGACCATGAGTGAGGATCAGCGAAAGTTGATACGGGGTTGCGAGGTCTTGGTAGTCAATGCCCTGAGAAAGGAGCCTCATTACACTCACTTCAACCTGGATGAGGCCTTGGAATTTGTCGCTGACATACAGCCAAGGCAAGCCTATTTTACCCATATTAGCCATTTAATGGGTTTTCATGCCCAGGTGGATAACGAATTACCCGATCATGTGAATCTGGCTTATGACGGCCTGACAATAACTATTTGA
- the bcp gene encoding thioredoxin-dependent thiol peroxidase, with protein MNTLKKGDKVPNFTVNDQDGNPVSLSDYSGKKLVVFFYPAASTPGCTAEACNLRDNYSELQAQGYSLLGVSADTEKKQSNFRNKYEFPFPLLADTEKEVINTFGVWGPKKFMGREYDGIHRMTFLIDENGVVDQVIEKVKTKDHAAQILG; from the coding sequence ATGAACACGCTCAAAAAAGGGGATAAGGTTCCCAATTTCACAGTTAACGATCAAGATGGAAACCCGGTAAGTCTCAGTGACTATTCCGGCAAGAAATTGGTCGTCTTCTTCTATCCGGCAGCCAGTACTCCTGGATGCACTGCAGAAGCTTGTAATCTAAGAGATAACTATTCGGAATTACAAGCACAAGGATACTCCCTGCTGGGAGTTAGCGCCGACACCGAAAAGAAACAAAGCAACTTCCGCAATAAGTATGAATTTCCATTCCCCTTATTGGCCGATACCGAAAAGGAGGTAATCAACACTTTTGGGGTTTGGGGCCCAAAGAAATTTATGGGCAGGGAATATGATGGAATCCATCGTATGACCTTTCTAATTGACGAGAATGGCGTTGTAGATCAGGTGATCGAAAAGGTAAAGACCAAGGATCACGCTGCACAGATCTTAGGCTAA
- a CDS encoding endonuclease III domain-containing protein, with the protein MTKSEKVAFVIDTLNELFPEVPIPLDHKDPYTLLIAVLLSAQSTDARVNEITPLLFARADNPYDMVKLSVEQIREIIKPVGLSPMKSKGIYGLSHILIDEHEGTVPASFEALEALPAVGHKTASVVMSQAFGIPAFPVDTHIHRLMYRWGLSNGKNVVQTEKDAKRLFPEEDWNRLHLQIIYYGRAYSPARGWDIEKDVITKTIGRKTVINEALKAKAKKKA; encoded by the coding sequence ATGACCAAATCGGAAAAGGTAGCTTTTGTTATAGATACGTTAAATGAATTGTTCCCGGAAGTTCCTATTCCGTTGGACCACAAAGATCCCTACACCCTTCTGATAGCGGTTTTATTGTCCGCTCAGAGTACCGATGCCAGGGTGAATGAGATCACACCCCTGTTGTTTGCTCGGGCGGATAACCCGTATGATATGGTAAAACTGAGTGTCGAGCAGATCCGTGAGATCATTAAGCCGGTAGGCTTGTCGCCCATGAAATCCAAGGGAATCTACGGATTGTCCCATATTCTAATCGATGAACATGAGGGAACGGTTCCAGCCAGCTTTGAGGCCTTGGAAGCCTTGCCAGCAGTCGGCCATAAAACCGCCAGTGTGGTGATGTCCCAGGCGTTTGGCATTCCTGCCTTTCCGGTTGACACACATATACATCGACTGATGTACCGATGGGGCCTTAGCAATGGTAAGAATGTAGTTCAGACAGAAAAAGACGCCAAACGTTTATTTCCTGAGGAGGATTGGAACAGACTTCACCTGCAGATCATTTATTATGGGCGAGCTTATTCCCCTGCCCGAGGATGGGATATAGAGAAAGATGTGATCACTAAGACCATTGGTCGAAAGACCGTGATCAACGAGGCGCTCAAGGCAAAAGCAAAAAAGAAGGCATAA
- a CDS encoding RNA polymerase sigma factor, with translation MEHSGNSDAILVSAYIQGDESSLCALITRHKHRIYSFIYSKVMDRDVAEDIFQDTFIKVIRTLKRGAYNEEGKFLPWVMRISHNLVIDHFRKNNRLPRFENNDDFNIFSVLSDNSMDAEKRMIKGQVEEDVRRLIQELPEDQKQVLIMRMYKDMSFKEISEQTGVSINTALGRMRYALINLRKVIDKHNIILTN, from the coding sequence ATGGAGCACAGTGGAAATTCCGATGCCATACTAGTTAGTGCCTACATCCAGGGAGATGAGTCTTCTTTATGTGCACTTATAACCCGTCACAAGCATCGTATTTATAGTTTTATTTATTCCAAAGTGATGGACAGGGATGTCGCAGAGGACATCTTTCAAGACACCTTTATCAAGGTGATCAGGACCCTAAAGCGGGGAGCCTATAATGAAGAAGGGAAATTCCTTCCGTGGGTCATGCGGATCTCGCACAATTTGGTGATCGATCATTTCCGTAAGAATAACCGGCTGCCTAGATTTGAGAACAATGACGATTTCAATATTTTCTCGGTCCTGAGTGATAATTCCATGGATGCCGAGAAGAGAATGATCAAAGGGCAGGTAGAAGAGGACGTTAGAAGGCTGATCCAGGAGTTGCCGGAAGATCAAAAACAGGTATTGATCATGCGGATGTACAAGGATATGAGCTTTAAGGAGATCAGTGAGCAAACAGGGGTTAGTATCAATACTGCTCTAGGAAGAATGCGCTATGCACTTATCAATTTGCGCAAAGTAATTGACAAGCACAATATTATATTAACCAATTGA
- the uvrA gene encoding excinuclease ABC subunit UvrA, whose translation MEEKTAHITAQRPPIRIEGARLHNLKNVTVSIPRNKLVVLTGLSGSGKSSLAFDTLYAEGQRRYVESLSSYARQFLGRLNKPKVDHIRGIAPAIAIEQKVNATNPRSTVGTSTEIYDYLKLLYTRIGKTISPISGKEVKKDRTSDVIDYITTLADGEKLLLMAPIHLEEGRSLENKLKALVQQGYARIKYQDEVHRIDDLELNSLSGDVMLVVDRVIKREDEDFYNRLADAVEMAFYEGKGEIYLEHLADDRIREFNNRFEADGKSFVEPNVHLFSFNNPYGACPECEGYGDVIGIDPELVVPNTGLSIYDNAIFPWRGESMGWYRDQLVNNAYKFDFPIHKPWFELSDDQKLLVWEGNEYFEGLNAFFAALEAKSYKIQNRVMLSRYRGKTKCQTCGGKRLRPDAAYVKVGGKSIQELVERPLEELLEFFSALQLSDYDKQVSKRILLEITNRLRFLTDVGLSYLTLNRKSNTLSGGESQRINLATSLGSSLVGSMYILDEPSIGLHPKDTERLIGVLESLRNLGNTVIVVEHDEDIMKAADEIIDIGPEAGTFGGEIVATGSFDDILGANTLTADYLSGRKLIEVPKNRRTSNSRIDLIGARQNNLRNIDVHFPLGVFTAVTGVSGSGKSTLVKKILYPALLRKIGGYGDKPGQFTDLQGDLDKVKTVEFIDQNPIGRSSRSNPVTYIKAYDDIRNLFANQNLSEIRGYKAKHFSFNVDGGRCETCKGEGEVTIEMQFMADVHLECDTCKGKRFKKEILEVKFEDKNIHDILTLTVDEAVRFFEEHKQKKIYTKLQPLLDVGLGYVQLGQSSSTLSGGEAQRIKLASFLVKGNSAEKTVFIFDEPTTGLHFHDIQKLLNSFYALLDKGHTVIVVEHNLDLIKCADHLIDLGPEGGEKGGQLVAQGTPEEVLHAKDSYTAHYLSEKL comes from the coding sequence TTGGAAGAAAAAACAGCTCATATCACCGCCCAAAGACCACCTATCCGCATAGAAGGTGCACGCTTGCACAACCTGAAGAATGTAACCGTATCCATACCCAGGAACAAGTTGGTAGTACTTACAGGTTTGTCTGGCAGCGGTAAGTCCAGCCTGGCTTTTGATACCCTTTATGCAGAAGGGCAACGACGCTATGTAGAGAGTCTCTCGTCCTATGCCAGGCAGTTTCTGGGAAGGTTAAATAAACCCAAAGTAGATCATATTCGCGGAATAGCGCCTGCCATAGCCATCGAGCAGAAGGTGAACGCGACCAACCCGCGCTCCACCGTAGGAACCTCTACAGAGATCTATGATTATCTGAAATTACTCTATACCCGGATCGGGAAAACGATATCACCAATATCAGGAAAAGAAGTAAAGAAAGACAGGACCTCTGATGTGATAGACTATATCACCACCTTGGCCGATGGTGAAAAGCTCTTGTTAATGGCTCCTATCCATCTGGAAGAAGGCAGATCACTGGAAAATAAACTCAAGGCACTGGTTCAGCAAGGATATGCCCGTATCAAATACCAAGATGAAGTTCATCGAATTGATGATCTCGAACTGAATAGTTTGTCTGGCGATGTAATGCTGGTCGTAGACCGAGTGATCAAACGGGAAGATGAGGATTTCTACAACAGATTAGCTGACGCGGTAGAAATGGCATTTTACGAAGGCAAGGGAGAGATCTACCTGGAGCATTTGGCGGATGATCGCATCCGGGAATTCAATAATCGATTTGAGGCAGATGGAAAGTCCTTTGTAGAGCCTAATGTCCATCTGTTCAGCTTTAACAATCCGTATGGCGCCTGTCCTGAATGTGAGGGTTATGGGGACGTGATCGGAATAGACCCGGAATTGGTTGTACCCAATACAGGTTTATCTATCTATGACAATGCCATCTTTCCTTGGAGAGGTGAAAGTATGGGATGGTACCGTGATCAGTTGGTGAACAACGCATATAAGTTTGACTTTCCCATTCACAAACCGTGGTTTGAGTTAAGCGATGATCAAAAGCTTCTGGTTTGGGAAGGGAATGAATACTTTGAGGGCCTGAACGCGTTCTTTGCGGCCCTGGAAGCCAAGAGCTACAAGATCCAGAATCGGGTCATGCTTTCTCGTTATAGAGGAAAGACCAAATGCCAGACCTGCGGAGGAAAGAGACTTAGACCAGATGCCGCCTACGTTAAGGTTGGCGGTAAGTCAATTCAGGAACTGGTGGAACGTCCATTGGAAGAATTGCTGGAATTCTTTAGTGCTCTCCAGCTAAGCGATTACGATAAACAGGTGTCCAAACGTATCTTATTGGAGATCACCAATCGGCTTCGCTTTCTGACGGATGTCGGTTTGAGCTACCTAACACTGAACCGTAAATCCAATACCCTGTCAGGAGGTGAATCACAAAGAATCAATCTTGCCACCTCATTGGGGTCCAGCCTGGTCGGTTCCATGTATATCCTGGACGAACCAAGTATCGGCCTGCATCCCAAGGATACCGAAAGGTTGATCGGTGTTCTGGAATCCCTTAGAAACCTGGGTAACACTGTGATCGTTGTAGAGCACGATGAAGACATTATGAAGGCCGCAGATGAGATCATTGATATTGGTCCCGAAGCTGGCACCTTCGGGGGAGAGATAGTTGCCACAGGAAGCTTTGATGATATATTGGGGGCAAATACTTTGACCGCCGACTACCTGAGTGGCCGTAAATTGATCGAAGTGCCGAAAAATAGAAGGACATCCAATTCTCGCATCGATCTTATTGGTGCCAGACAGAATAATTTGAGGAATATCGATGTTCATTTTCCACTAGGTGTATTTACTGCCGTAACCGGAGTTTCAGGTAGTGGAAAAAGTACTTTGGTCAAGAAGATACTTTATCCCGCCCTCTTAAGGAAGATTGGTGGTTACGGAGACAAACCGGGTCAGTTTACAGATCTGCAAGGCGATCTGGACAAAGTAAAGACCGTAGAGTTCATCGATCAGAATCCCATTGGACGCTCCAGCCGTTCTAATCCTGTCACTTACATTAAGGCTTATGACGACATTCGCAATCTTTTTGCGAATCAAAACCTGAGTGAGATCAGAGGTTATAAGGCCAAGCATTTTAGTTTTAATGTTGATGGCGGACGATGTGAGACCTGTAAAGGGGAAGGCGAAGTGACCATCGAGATGCAGTTTATGGCTGATGTCCACCTGGAATGTGACACCTGTAAAGGAAAACGGTTTAAAAAGGAGATCCTGGAGGTTAAATTTGAGGACAAGAATATCCACGATATTCTCACACTTACCGTGGACGAAGCTGTTCGGTTCTTTGAAGAGCACAAGCAAAAGAAGATCTACACCAAACTACAACCTTTGCTGGATGTAGGACTTGGCTATGTACAGTTAGGACAGAGTTCCTCTACATTATCTGGTGGTGAAGCCCAAAGGATCAAATTGGCTTCTTTCTTGGTTAAGGGGAACAGTGCAGAAAAGACCGTTTTTATCTTTGACGAGCCTACAACTGGCCTACACTTCCACGATATACAGAAACTGCTTAATTCGTTCTACGCCCTCTTGGATAAGGGACACACTGTAATAGTTGTTGAACACAATCTGGATTTGATCAAATGTGCTGACCATCTCATCGACCTCGGACCTGAAGGAGGTGAAAAAGGAGGGCAACTCGTGGCCCAAGGAACGCCTGAAGAGGTGTTGCACGCAAAGGATTCCTATACAGCTCATTACCTATCGGAAAAACTTTAG
- a CDS encoding YfhO family protein, with protein MQNLIRGLWPHLLVLVVFVLASLIYFNPVLQGKTIFQSDIVQYIGMAKEQNDFREATGDETYWTNSAFAGMPTYQLGAKYPHNYIKKLDLLFRFLPRPADYLFLYFVGFYILMRVLKVKMPLAALGALAFGFSTYLIIILGVGHNAKAHAIAYMPLVLSGVLLCFRGRLMWGFLLTTIALALELVANHFQMTYYLGLLLVCVGVAYFIQATKEKQLKPYFKSVGVLLGAAILAAGLNSTNLMATKEYADTSTRGKSELTINPDGSTKQSTSGLDYDYITEYSYGIAESLNLYISRFMGGGSAEEAPKKSKAFDELLAMGASPSDARQIVGQVPMYWGDQTYVAAPAYVGAVVVFLALLSLFLVKGPMRWWLVSGFLLSLLLSWGKNFPILTDFFISYVPLYNKFRAVSSIQVILELVLPIMGTLGLMKMFSEEIATELKRKALIRSSAILGGLTALFYLTGGSLFSFSSPYDEFFIERIGLPFVDAVREDRLSLMKTDALRSLVLMLAVAALLWFFLKEKVREPVLIGGLTLLLLIDLIGVDRRYINEDDFVAARVMKEPFQQNGANMQILEDDQDYYRVLDNVNDPWNSAQASYYHHSIGGYHAAKPGRMQDIYEFYITEGNVGVLNMLNVRYIIAQNQNGGAVAQRNPFANGNAWLVDRVELVDNADQEILALDSLNTKTTAVVRKEHNELLPGVKGLHDSLSTIELTAYRPDHMVYDFKAQKDQLAVFSDTYYEKGWNAYIDGELTPHFRANYLLRALAIPAGEHQIEFRFEPVVIKRGGMISLGSSVLFVLLFAWSVYRWKKEESANPTP; from the coding sequence ATGCAAAATTTAATACGCGGGCTTTGGCCTCATTTGCTGGTGCTAGTTGTTTTCGTCCTGGCATCACTAATCTATTTCAACCCGGTACTACAGGGAAAGACCATCTTTCAGAGTGATATCGTCCAGTATATCGGGATGGCCAAAGAGCAAAACGATTTCCGGGAAGCTACAGGGGACGAAACCTATTGGACGAACAGTGCTTTTGCCGGGATGCCAACCTATCAGCTGGGTGCTAAATACCCACACAATTACATTAAGAAGCTGGATCTGTTATTTAGATTCTTGCCGAGACCAGCGGACTATCTGTTTCTATATTTTGTCGGCTTCTATATACTGATGAGAGTCTTAAAAGTGAAGATGCCTCTTGCTGCTCTTGGCGCATTGGCCTTTGGTTTTTCCACCTACCTCATAATCATATTAGGTGTTGGTCACAATGCCAAAGCCCATGCTATTGCCTACATGCCATTGGTGCTTAGTGGAGTGTTACTTTGTTTTAGGGGTCGCTTGATGTGGGGTTTTCTGTTAACAACCATTGCTTTGGCCTTGGAATTAGTGGCCAACCACTTCCAGATGACCTATTACCTGGGATTACTGTTGGTTTGTGTGGGAGTGGCCTATTTTATCCAGGCAACAAAAGAGAAACAGCTCAAGCCATACTTTAAATCGGTGGGTGTTCTTTTAGGGGCGGCTATATTGGCGGCGGGATTGAATTCGACCAATTTGATGGCCACCAAGGAATATGCCGATACATCTACCCGTGGCAAGAGTGAATTGACCATTAACCCGGACGGTTCTACCAAGCAATCGACAAGTGGTCTGGACTATGATTATATCACGGAGTATAGCTATGGGATTGCCGAAAGTTTGAACCTCTATATTTCCCGCTTTATGGGCGGAGGTTCCGCGGAGGAGGCACCAAAGAAATCGAAGGCATTCGATGAATTACTGGCCATGGGGGCATCTCCGTCGGACGCCCGGCAGATCGTTGGTCAGGTGCCCATGTATTGGGGTGACCAGACTTACGTAGCCGCACCTGCCTATGTGGGTGCCGTAGTGGTATTCCTCGCTTTACTTTCCTTATTTCTGGTTAAGGGCCCAATGAGGTGGTGGTTGGTATCCGGCTTCTTACTAAGTCTGTTACTATCATGGGGCAAGAACTTCCCCATACTGACCGATTTCTTTATCAGTTATGTTCCACTTTACAATAAATTCAGGGCGGTATCTTCTATCCAAGTCATCCTGGAACTGGTTTTACCCATCATGGGAACACTGGGGCTGATGAAGATGTTCTCCGAAGAGATCGCCACAGAGCTTAAACGCAAAGCCTTGATCAGAAGCTCGGCTATTCTTGGGGGTCTGACAGCACTGTTCTACTTGACCGGAGGGAGCTTGTTCAGTTTTAGTAGCCCTTATGATGAGTTCTTTATTGAGCGTATTGGCCTGCCGTTTGTGGATGCAGTTCGAGAAGACCGGCTAAGCCTAATGAAGACGGATGCCCTGCGATCGCTGGTATTGATGTTGGCTGTTGCTGCCCTGCTCTGGTTTTTCCTCAAGGAGAAGGTAAGAGAACCAGTGTTGATCGGAGGATTGACCCTGCTTTTACTGATCGACCTGATCGGTGTGGACCGACGTTACATCAATGAAGATGACTTTGTGGCTGCCAGGGTGATGAAGGAGCCTTTTCAGCAAAATGGAGCCAATATGCAGATATTGGAAGATGATCAGGATTATTATCGGGTCCTGGACAATGTTAATGATCCCTGGAATAGTGCCCAGGCTAGTTATTACCATCATTCCATCGGTGGTTATCACGCAGCCAAGCCCGGCAGAATGCAGGACATCTATGAATTCTACATCACTGAAGGTAATGTTGGCGTGCTCAATATGCTGAATGTTCGGTATATCATTGCTCAAAACCAAAACGGTGGGGCAGTAGCCCAGCGAAATCCTTTTGCTAATGGGAATGCCTGGTTGGTCGATAGGGTAGAACTTGTAGATAATGCCGATCAGGAGATCCTGGCTTTGGACAGTTTAAATACTAAAACCACCGCGGTGGTTCGAAAGGAACACAATGAGCTCTTGCCTGGTGTTAAAGGATTACATGATAGCTTGTCTACCATCGAATTGACGGCTTATCGCCCGGATCATATGGTGTACGATTTTAAGGCTCAAAAGGATCAGCTGGCGGTTTTTTCAGATACCTACTATGAAAAAGGTTGGAATGCCTATATCGATGGAGAGTTGACCCCTCATTTTCGAGCGAATTACTTGCTTAGGGCATTGGCGATTCCAGCTGGTGAACATCAGATCGAATTTAGGTTTGAGCCTGTGGTGATCAAGCGAGGAGGTATGATCAGTTTAGGAAGTAGTGTGCTCTTTGTACTCTTGTTTGCCTGGTCCGTTTATCGCTGGAAAAAAGAAGAATCTGCTAATCCGACTCCATGA